A region from the Thermodesulforhabdaceae bacterium genome encodes:
- a CDS encoding UbiA-like polyprenyltransferase, translated as MEVVVRAIYRFGRLIKFSHTVFAMPFALSSVVLAHVHARPVTLRTLFWILLAMVGARSAAMGFNRWADLHFDRLNPRTASRPSVTGEISSKAILLLVVAFSALFVLSAYQLGKLCFWLSFPVLAVLFSYSYTKRFTAWSHIYLGFAIGLAPLGAWIAVVGTWDWRIVPLSLALLTYIAGFDILYACQDIDFDRQIGLYSIPARIGVRKALLISSILHCATFIFLALLIPLFGLGKIYGFFLIVIGLLLVWEHRMVKPDDLSKVPVAFFHVNSLVSIFLFVGIGADVFFSFAR; from the coding sequence ATGGAAGTTGTAGTTCGAGCTATTTATCGTTTTGGAAGACTCATAAAATTTAGTCACACAGTTTTTGCGATGCCTTTTGCGCTTTCTTCTGTGGTGCTGGCTCACGTGCATGCTCGCCCCGTCACGTTGAGAACTCTATTCTGGATTCTTCTTGCAATGGTGGGGGCTCGCTCTGCGGCAATGGGCTTTAATCGATGGGCGGATTTACACTTCGATCGACTGAATCCTCGCACTGCTTCAAGACCTTCGGTAACCGGTGAGATTTCTTCTAAGGCTATTCTTTTGCTGGTTGTTGCCTTTTCAGCGCTCTTTGTTTTGAGTGCCTATCAGCTTGGGAAGTTATGCTTTTGGCTTTCCTTTCCGGTTCTTGCCGTGCTTTTTAGTTATTCCTATACAAAGCGTTTTACCGCCTGGAGTCATATTTATCTCGGTTTTGCTATAGGTCTTGCACCTCTTGGTGCCTGGATTGCGGTGGTGGGAACCTGGGACTGGCGAATTGTTCCTCTTTCTCTTGCTCTTCTTACTTACATCGCCGGCTTTGATATTTTATATGCCTGCCAGGATATAGATTTTGACCGTCAAATCGGGCTCTATTCCATACCGGCAAGAATTGGAGTCAGGAAGGCTCTTCTTATTTCATCGATACTTCATTGTGCGACTTTTATCTTTTTGGCGTTGCTTATCCCGCTTTTTGGACTGGGAAAAATCTACGGATTTTTTCTAATCGTAATTGGTCTGCTGCTTGTATGGGAACACAGAATGGTAAAACCTGATGATCTGTCAAAAGTTCCTGTAGCGTTTTTTCATGTAAACAGTCTTGTATCCATTTTTCTCTTTGTGGGTATTGGGGCAGATGTGTTCTTCAGTTTCGCTCGATAA
- a CDS encoding PAS domain S-box protein, whose amino-acid sequence MVEWIILTSICIQLTAAVMAARFFKENPAKGAWLFVCIAILLMVFRRFFGLIRITTGSGEILETVSFVEESIGLGTSLLLLLGVYRLGFLFRFVQNTTQKLITSEKRYRAIFHNVSDAILIIGREGNILDANSSAEKLFGFSIDKLRGSHLSLFSAPDQIEGTSVQEIIHSGIQNSGKSHEWILIGEDGRRIEAEVRASRLVTNGEEGILCVFRDRTREKQAERELRKSWEYLELVLDRNPMPIFVIDQEGRVALWNTSCENLTGISRTEIIGKKPGEGFGVLYPGREIPPATLAELLITFDAETLVKKMSKKGVSRYPLIPEAITCEVIFEVEGKPKIARLIASRLYDRKGRLIGAIQIAHDVTLERSMERYMSHLQRMEALGRLAAGIAHDFRNILMVIQNSMELIVRELKDHSQIARHRREIELALGQGVSLCRQLMGFARGGEEEREEKPRAISVNGVIQTLEKFVRRIFRENIHLQFELDPLAGSVKALPGQIDRILLNLFLNAQDAMPEGGTLLVKSRDVRVPPEEIPPGEENVKPGRFVLVTVKDTGVGMDEKTLQKIFEPFYSRKESGGHGLGLYIVWSELKRLGGFVRVESSYSLGTAFHVYFPVWEEEGEDWEVESVKSDQEEKVFLVESLKPRRVLVVEDNLALRNVLCEMLVSFGHKVEKAGSVKEALHLVERIGKDLDVVISDIGLPDGDGYEMIKEISRRLPHIKSVLMTEYVRGEVIEACRAENILLLYKPFSATKLQEIFASLERSDVEFLGRNQNRKGSS is encoded by the coding sequence ATGGTTGAATGGATTATTCTAACTTCAATATGCATTCAGCTTACAGCCGCTGTTATGGCTGCCAGGTTCTTCAAGGAAAACCCTGCTAAAGGAGCCTGGCTTTTTGTGTGTATTGCTATTTTGCTTATGGTTTTTAGAAGGTTTTTCGGACTTATTCGAATAACAACCGGATCGGGTGAGATACTGGAAACAGTCAGTTTTGTGGAAGAATCGATTGGACTTGGAACTTCTTTGCTTCTTCTTTTAGGTGTTTACCGTTTGGGATTTCTTTTTAGATTTGTTCAAAACACTACTCAAAAGCTAATAACGAGCGAAAAACGCTATAGAGCGATTTTTCATAATGTTTCCGATGCTATTTTGATTATTGGTAGGGAAGGGAATATTTTGGATGCTAACAGTTCGGCGGAGAAGCTTTTCGGCTTTTCTATCGATAAGCTACGAGGTTCGCACCTTTCTCTTTTTAGCGCCCCTGATCAGATCGAAGGAACTTCCGTTCAGGAAATAATTCATTCGGGTATTCAAAACAGTGGTAAGAGCCATGAGTGGATATTAATAGGGGAAGATGGGAGAAGGATTGAAGCAGAAGTTCGAGCAAGTCGGTTGGTTACCAATGGTGAAGAGGGGATTTTGTGTGTATTTAGGGATCGGACCAGGGAAAAGCAGGCTGAGCGAGAACTCAGGAAAAGCTGGGAGTATTTGGAATTGGTGCTAGATAGGAATCCTATGCCCATTTTTGTTATAGATCAGGAAGGGAGAGTTGCGTTATGGAACACCTCCTGTGAGAATCTTACTGGTATTTCGAGAACAGAAATAATAGGCAAAAAACCAGGGGAAGGTTTTGGAGTGCTTTATCCGGGAAGGGAAATTCCTCCAGCTACATTGGCTGAACTTCTTATCACATTTGATGCTGAAACACTTGTTAAAAAGATGAGCAAAAAAGGTGTTTCTAGGTATCCCTTGATACCGGAAGCGATTACCTGCGAGGTTATCTTCGAAGTTGAGGGAAAACCCAAGATTGCAAGACTAATTGCGTCAAGGCTTTATGATCGAAAGGGACGGTTGATCGGGGCTATTCAGATCGCTCATGATGTTACTCTGGAACGCTCTATGGAACGCTACATGTCTCATCTTCAAAGAATGGAAGCTTTGGGAAGGCTTGCTGCTGGTATAGCTCACGACTTTAGAAACATTTTGATGGTCATCCAGAACAGCATGGAGCTCATTGTTCGGGAGTTAAAAGATCATTCTCAAATAGCTCGGCATAGAAGAGAGATAGAACTGGCTTTAGGTCAGGGAGTTTCTCTTTGCCGTCAGTTGATGGGATTTGCAAGGGGAGGCGAAGAGGAAAGGGAAGAAAAGCCCAGGGCTATAAGTGTGAATGGAGTTATTCAGACTCTGGAAAAATTTGTTCGACGAATTTTTCGGGAAAATATCCATCTGCAGTTTGAACTTGATCCTCTGGCTGGAAGTGTCAAAGCCTTACCGGGGCAGATTGATCGCATCCTGCTTAATCTTTTCCTTAATGCTCAGGATGCCATGCCCGAAGGAGGCACACTTTTGGTAAAGAGCAGGGATGTTCGAGTTCCTCCCGAAGAAATTCCGCCTGGTGAGGAAAACGTGAAGCCTGGCAGATTTGTGCTTGTCACGGTGAAGGATACTGGGGTGGGGATGGACGAAAAAACGCTTCAGAAAATATTTGAGCCTTTTTATTCTAGGAAGGAAAGTGGTGGGCATGGGTTGGGGCTTTATATAGTTTGGAGCGAATTAAAGAGGCTTGGAGGTTTTGTGAGAGTTGAAAGCTCCTATTCTCTGGGAACGGCTTTTCATGTTTATTTCCCGGTGTGGGAGGAAGAAGGGGAGGATTGGGAGGTAGAAAGTGTAAAATCTGATCAGGAAGAGAAAGTATTCCTTGTAGAATCGTTGAAACCTAGAAGGGTGCTGGTTGTGGAAGATAATCTGGCTCTCAGAAATGTTTTATGTGAGATGCTGGTGTCTTTTGGTCATAAGGTTGAAAAAGCCGGATCGGTTAAGGAAGCGCTTCATTTGGTAGAGAGAATCGGAAAAGATCTGGATGTGGTTATTTCTGATATAGGACTTCCTGATGGTGATGGGTATGAAATGATTAAGGAAATTTCTCGTCGCCTGCCGCATATTAAATCTGTTCTAATGACCGAATATGTCAGAGGAGAGGTAATTGAAGCTTGCAGAGCTGAGAATATTCTTTTGCTTTACAAGCCATTTTCTGCGACTAAGCTTCAGGAAATATTTGCCTCTTTGGAAAGATCTGATGTAGAGTTTTTGGGAAGGAATCAGAACAGGAAAGGCAGCAGTTGA
- a CDS encoding ATP-binding protein: protein MKMAENHPLRSFLEEVFQAGNRAKRLVDGILRFARGAPEDKIPVSLSVLIKENVKFLQQLIPSNIEFVSKIEVTPGEDDTVLASPTEFQQILMNLVVNAVQAIEDRGRITISLRKCFTEDGFPNGLEVGKSSYMKLCVSDTGCGIDPSIIHRIFDPCFTTKPPGQGTGMGLTIVYNAVKNMGGMIQVESRPKKGTTFKILIPVLDKKAVETQKEWVGEDSKDVSKAYRQLMRVLVVDDDEALLKMLKIELEMEGFHVTTFSCPYEALKSFAESPFSFDVAIVDYRMPKMTGLELVRRFFSIRPDFPMVVMTGYLEEKMKKEAELLGVRFVIVKPVSLSDMVSILQACGEIGKAHEESVQERL, encoded by the coding sequence ATGAAAATGGCAGAAAATCATCCATTGAGATCTTTTCTAGAAGAAGTTTTTCAGGCTGGTAACAGAGCCAAACGTCTTGTGGATGGTATTTTGCGGTTTGCCAGAGGGGCACCGGAGGATAAAATTCCGGTTTCTCTGTCGGTTCTGATCAAGGAAAACGTCAAGTTTTTGCAACAGCTTATACCGAGTAACATAGAATTTGTAAGCAAAATTGAGGTTACACCCGGAGAAGATGATACCGTTCTGGCTTCACCCACCGAATTTCAGCAGATCTTGATGAACCTTGTTGTTAATGCTGTGCAGGCGATAGAGGATCGAGGAAGGATCACTATAAGCTTAAGAAAGTGTTTTACTGAGGATGGGTTTCCGAACGGCCTGGAAGTCGGAAAGAGTTCTTACATGAAGTTATGCGTTAGCGATACCGGTTGTGGTATTGATCCTTCGATTATCCATCGTATTTTTGATCCCTGTTTTACAACAAAGCCACCTGGGCAAGGCACAGGAATGGGACTTACTATTGTCTATAACGCCGTAAAAAACATGGGAGGTATGATACAAGTAGAAAGCAGACCCAAAAAGGGGACAACCTTCAAGATTCTTATACCAGTTTTGGACAAAAAGGCTGTTGAAACTCAAAAAGAATGGGTTGGAGAAGATAGCAAGGATGTCTCTAAAGCTTATCGACAGCTTATGAGAGTTCTTGTTGTTGATGATGACGAAGCTCTACTAAAGATGCTTAAAATTGAACTTGAAATGGAAGGATTTCATGTTACGACCTTTTCCTGTCCTTACGAAGCATTAAAAAGCTTTGCGGAATCGCCCTTTAGCTTCGATGTGGCAATTGTTGATTATCGGATGCCAAAGATGACCGGTTTGGAGCTTGTCAGGCGATTTTTCAGTATTCGTCCAGACTTTCCCATGGTAGTTATGACGGGATATTTGGAAGAAAAAATGAAAAAGGAAGCCGAACTCTTAGGTGTTCGCTTCGTGATAGTGAAGCCAGTTTCACTGAGCGATATGGTTTCCATCCTTCAAGCTTGTGGAGAGATTGGAAAGGCTCACGAAGAGTCAGTTCAAGAACGTCTATAA
- a CDS encoding PAS domain-containing protein has product MKVSVKTIIVLLMILIILPFVVLDASILIRMTDAKKRHAEEKLFRTLEDIEKPLEHLMTSSCDLLLQIIQAANQQSFEESERLINLLMESLKDRYASAGLVDENGLVAKTFPPVLFSIDVSDRAWFQKVRSLKGPIVGHYLVERVTGQPGLVLARAVEKPDGSFGGAAFVVIRWTYLQSILTSFVLPPDAIATIRDSEGLVLARTLEPEKWIGKKLPEADIFQKISGRIGRASLQARGIDGIERIYVYSFIGGSFEQGGIYLSVGIPAEKVLEPVRRQAMIEGIIAAGVCLLAVIAGWLFGKRVILEPVDAIRKAVEEFIHNIRYRIPVSSSWPLELKSLAFAFNDMGDRLSESIRKYEESQTDLRRLVDQIPGILYRAEPDSPLSYIFVSSQIREFLGIEEAVEYPFPWFDVIHKEDKDRVLAEIKRFVHDAEATLLRLEYRVVDKSGIVKWVRDEAIKIYNGKKFVIQGIWRDISWRIRSDWEIRLLREALDRSSDGFVLVGSKGRILWANKAFLMMTECPDIQLCEEIKAILLPIIALDQAGMEFLKALEEGQAWRGRVRVFSKPDKEASVWDVSISLWTSKEDKQRKLLFFRDVTKEVSLQNQLFIAQKMESLGTLATGLLMISTTSL; this is encoded by the coding sequence ATGAAAGTTTCCGTAAAGACCATCATAGTCCTTCTCATGATTCTCATCATTCTTCCATTCGTTGTTCTTGATGCGTCCATTTTGATTCGTATGACCGATGCGAAGAAGCGACATGCGGAGGAAAAGCTCTTTAGAACACTCGAAGATATTGAAAAACCACTTGAACACCTTATGACTTCATCATGTGATTTGCTTCTTCAGATTATTCAAGCCGCCAACCAGCAATCTTTTGAGGAATCGGAACGTCTTATTAATCTTTTGATGGAGTCCCTTAAAGATCGCTACGCCAGCGCAGGTCTGGTTGATGAAAACGGGCTGGTGGCTAAAACATTTCCACCAGTGCTGTTTTCTATTGATGTAAGCGATAGAGCCTGGTTTCAAAAAGTCCGAAGCTTAAAAGGCCCAATTGTGGGACATTATCTTGTGGAGCGTGTGACTGGACAGCCTGGCCTTGTGCTGGCTCGAGCTGTTGAAAAGCCGGACGGTTCTTTTGGTGGAGCCGCTTTTGTTGTTATTCGGTGGACTTACCTGCAAAGTATCTTGACGTCCTTTGTTCTTCCTCCCGATGCTATAGCAACAATTCGGGATTCTGAAGGGCTTGTGCTTGCCAGAACTCTGGAGCCGGAAAAATGGATCGGAAAAAAGCTACCCGAGGCGGATATTTTTCAGAAAATCAGCGGTAGAATCGGTAGAGCCTCCCTACAAGCTAGAGGTATTGATGGTATCGAGAGAATTTACGTTTACAGCTTCATAGGCGGTTCCTTCGAGCAAGGAGGTATTTACCTTTCTGTAGGTATTCCTGCTGAAAAGGTCCTCGAACCAGTAAGAAGACAAGCGATGATCGAAGGTATTATTGCTGCCGGGGTTTGTCTCCTTGCTGTGATTGCAGGATGGTTATTTGGGAAAAGAGTTATTCTCGAACCGGTGGATGCAATTAGAAAAGCTGTGGAGGAATTTATTCATAATATTCGCTATAGGATTCCTGTTTCATCATCATGGCCTTTGGAACTTAAAAGTCTCGCTTTTGCGTTTAACGATATGGGAGATAGGCTATCAGAGTCCATAAGGAAATACGAAGAGAGTCAAACAGATCTCAGGCGTCTTGTGGATCAAATTCCGGGGATTCTTTACCGTGCAGAACCGGATTCTCCACTTTCGTATATTTTTGTCAGTTCGCAGATTAGGGAATTTCTAGGGATTGAAGAAGCGGTTGAATATCCCTTCCCATGGTTCGATGTTATCCACAAGGAGGATAAAGACAGAGTTCTTGCCGAGATAAAACGATTCGTCCATGATGCTGAAGCTACTCTGCTTCGCCTGGAATATAGAGTTGTGGATAAATCGGGTATTGTTAAGTGGGTTCGAGATGAAGCAATTAAAATCTATAACGGCAAGAAGTTCGTAATTCAGGGGATATGGCGAGATATTTCCTGGAGAATCAGATCAGATTGGGAAATAAGACTTCTGAGGGAAGCTCTTGATAGAAGTTCCGATGGATTTGTGCTTGTGGGAAGTAAGGGACGGATTTTGTGGGCAAATAAAGCCTTTTTGATGATGACAGAATGTCCTGATATTCAACTTTGTGAAGAGATAAAAGCTATTCTTTTGCCTATCATAGCGCTTGACCAGGCTGGCATGGAGTTTCTAAAAGCTTTGGAAGAGGGACAAGCTTGGAGAGGGCGTGTAAGAGTCTTTTCCAAGCCTGATAAAGAAGCTTCCGTGTGGGACGTGTCGATTTCCTTGTGGACGAGCAAAGAAGATAAGCAACGAAAACTTCTTTTCTTTAGAGATGTGACAAAAGAAGTAAGCCTTCAGAATCAGCTCTTTATTGCCCAAAAAATGGAAAGCCTGGGGACTCTTGCAACAGGATTGCTCATGATTTCAACAACATCCTTATGA
- a CDS encoding methyl-accepting chemotaxis protein yields the protein MKNGLQKVSTRILCLISILLGLLFIVSGIGIWSLVKIKNNSLVLAKTDEIAREILELRRHEKNFALRGFRKVEGDKLNSVEKWEVEYGKLIEVCSDIMKDKNLPDSYRKLLEASVDGLKKYRDAFISKYVASYQPKEDAFNEWRDLAEKITGQLQSMENAEKLHEFKEAFLFMRLRALYAVHFQDDKAFDAYENQLKVVQNALAKLEGNIPQENFSVLKGSVDSYGDVGKKYRNAMRMGVQGEKEMIATSREALDKIDELSNLLRNDSFRNINILQKLLAACSFGGLIIGLVVGFLVTRSITKSLSKVEKEVSRGTEEIASVSSVLISENHKLAEGASEQAASVEESSASIEEISSMAKQNSARADEIKQLMTTTELAMTQANAALKDTVSAMDDIKRAGEETYSIVKKIDEIAFQTNLLALNAAVEAARAGEAGAGFAVVADEVRSLALKAAQAAKETSQLIELSAQKITNGRTLILKVEESFEKVLALEKKVNSLVEEIAQSSQEQSVGIEQLSVALREIDTVVNRNAATAEQVASMAQELGVRVRDIRKAVNELRTLVSGVDTEQTLEIEPREEKKPVLQIIRTKAIAKKNRLFEKSKEEGKLLARMVEKQE from the coding sequence ATGAAAAATGGTCTCCAGAAAGTATCAACTCGCATTCTTTGCTTGATATCAATTCTGCTCGGGCTTTTATTCATTGTTTCAGGAATTGGGATTTGGAGTCTTGTTAAAATTAAAAACAACAGTCTCGTCCTGGCAAAAACAGATGAGATAGCCAGAGAAATTCTTGAACTTAGAAGGCATGAAAAAAACTTCGCTCTAAGGGGGTTCAGAAAGGTTGAAGGTGATAAGCTGAATTCTGTTGAAAAATGGGAAGTAGAATATGGCAAACTTATAGAAGTTTGTTCAGATATAATGAAAGATAAAAATTTGCCTGATTCTTACCGTAAGCTTTTGGAAGCTTCAGTGGATGGGCTCAAAAAATATCGCGATGCCTTTATTTCGAAATACGTAGCGTCCTATCAGCCAAAAGAGGATGCCTTTAATGAATGGCGAGATCTAGCTGAAAAAATTACGGGACAACTTCAATCAATGGAGAACGCCGAAAAGCTTCACGAATTTAAAGAAGCTTTTCTTTTCATGAGGCTTAGAGCTCTTTACGCTGTTCATTTCCAGGATGATAAAGCTTTTGATGCCTACGAAAATCAGTTGAAAGTAGTTCAAAATGCGCTTGCAAAGCTAGAAGGAAACATCCCCCAAGAGAACTTTTCTGTTCTAAAAGGTTCTGTTGATTCATACGGAGATGTCGGAAAAAAATATCGCAATGCCATGAGAATGGGGGTTCAGGGTGAAAAAGAAATGATAGCTACGAGCCGAGAAGCGCTTGATAAGATCGATGAATTAAGCAATCTGCTTCGGAATGATTCTTTTCGCAATATAAACATTCTTCAAAAGCTCCTTGCGGCTTGCTCTTTTGGAGGACTCATTATCGGCTTGGTTGTAGGTTTTCTGGTGACTCGATCCATAACAAAATCTCTTTCTAAGGTGGAAAAAGAGGTTTCCAGAGGCACTGAAGAAATTGCTTCGGTTTCATCTGTTCTCATTTCCGAGAATCACAAGCTTGCTGAGGGCGCATCTGAACAGGCAGCTTCAGTTGAAGAAAGTTCTGCCTCCATTGAAGAAATTTCGTCCATGGCAAAACAAAACAGTGCAAGGGCCGATGAAATTAAACAGCTAATGACAACCACAGAATTAGCAATGACTCAGGCTAATGCCGCTTTGAAAGATACAGTATCAGCTATGGATGATATTAAGCGAGCCGGTGAAGAGACTTACTCTATTGTGAAAAAGATTGATGAGATAGCTTTCCAAACAAACCTACTGGCTCTTAACGCGGCTGTAGAAGCAGCTCGAGCTGGTGAGGCTGGAGCCGGCTTTGCTGTCGTAGCTGACGAAGTCAGATCTCTTGCTTTAAAAGCAGCTCAAGCAGCAAAAGAAACCAGCCAGCTTATTGAGTTATCTGCTCAAAAGATTACCAACGGGAGAACCTTGATTCTTAAGGTCGAAGAATCCTTTGAAAAAGTGCTGGCTTTGGAAAAGAAAGTTAATTCTCTGGTAGAAGAAATTGCTCAAAGTTCCCAGGAACAGTCCGTAGGTATAGAACAGCTTTCTGTGGCTCTCAGAGAAATCGACACTGTAGTTAATCGAAATGCCGCTACAGCAGAACAGGTAGCCTCTATGGCTCAAGAACTGGGAGTTCGCGTAAGAGATATCCGTAAGGCTGTTAATGAACTTAGAACTCTAGTAAGCGGAGTCGATACAGAACAAACTTTAGAGATAGAGCCCAGGGAAGAAAAGAAACCGGTTCTTCAAATCATTAGAACCAAAGCTATTGCTAAGAAAAATCGACTTTTTGAGAAGTCAAAGGAAGAAGGCAAGCTCCTGGCACGTATGGTTGAAAAGCAGGAGTAG
- a CDS encoding 2-isopropylmalate synthase yields the protein MSRKIHIFDTTLRDGEQVPGAKLNKRQKLEIAEQLARLGVDIIEAGFPCSSPEDFQAVKAVAEQVKGPIIAGLARAVAQDIDIAWEAVRNAERPRIHVFLGSSDIHLQKKLRLDRESALEQAVWAVTYAKKYCSDVEYSTEDASRTDFDYLCRVVEAVIKAGATVVNIPDTVGYAIPEEFGERIRLLKERVPALDNVILSVHCHNDLGLAVANTLAAVKNGAEQVECTINGIGERAGNAALEEIVMAIKVRPEHYNAYTDLKTQEIYRTSRMVSRIMNIPVQPNKAIVGSNAFAHSSGIHQDGILKDRRTYEIIRPEDVGIKEHKLVLTARSGRAALRHQLGLLGYVLPEEQFEKVYQRFLNVADRKKEVSSEDLISIVEIELTKVPETYSFHSIQIMSGNTITPIASVTLVKGEEYLNEAATGNGPVDAVFKCIEKIVKKSAKLRDYDLKAVTTGTDALGEAMVRVEIEGTIYSGLGTSPDVIEASARAYLNAFNRYFAAKNGNNSVKV from the coding sequence ATGAGCCGAAAAATACACATATTCGATACTACATTAAGAGATGGGGAACAAGTTCCGGGAGCGAAACTCAACAAGCGCCAGAAACTGGAAATAGCCGAACAGCTTGCACGCCTTGGGGTGGATATTATCGAAGCCGGCTTTCCATGCTCTTCACCCGAAGACTTTCAGGCAGTGAAAGCGGTAGCGGAGCAGGTCAAAGGACCCATCATCGCCGGTCTTGCTCGAGCCGTTGCTCAGGATATTGATATAGCCTGGGAAGCAGTGCGCAATGCTGAACGCCCCAGAATCCACGTATTCCTGGGATCTTCAGATATTCATCTCCAGAAAAAACTAAGACTCGATCGTGAATCGGCTCTGGAACAGGCAGTATGGGCAGTAACCTATGCTAAAAAATACTGTAGCGACGTGGAATATTCCACCGAGGACGCATCAAGAACTGATTTCGATTATCTCTGCCGGGTAGTTGAAGCGGTTATCAAAGCCGGAGCAACGGTAGTAAATATTCCCGATACGGTTGGCTATGCTATCCCTGAAGAATTTGGAGAAAGAATAAGGCTTCTCAAGGAAAGAGTCCCGGCACTTGATAATGTAATCCTCAGCGTCCATTGTCACAATGATTTGGGTCTCGCCGTAGCAAACACTCTCGCCGCGGTAAAAAATGGCGCCGAACAGGTAGAATGCACCATAAATGGTATCGGTGAACGAGCCGGAAACGCAGCGCTGGAAGAAATCGTTATGGCTATAAAAGTTCGACCCGAACATTATAACGCCTATACCGACCTTAAAACCCAGGAAATCTATCGCACAAGCCGTATGGTAAGCCGCATAATGAACATTCCCGTTCAGCCCAACAAAGCCATTGTTGGATCGAACGCCTTTGCACATTCATCGGGGATCCACCAAGACGGCATACTCAAAGATAGGCGCACCTATGAAATTATCCGTCCTGAAGATGTGGGCATTAAGGAACACAAGCTTGTGCTTACTGCCAGATCAGGTCGAGCAGCCCTCAGACATCAACTTGGACTTCTGGGATATGTGCTCCCGGAAGAGCAGTTTGAAAAAGTTTATCAAAGATTTCTCAATGTGGCGGATCGCAAAAAGGAAGTATCTTCAGAAGATTTGATAAGCATAGTAGAAATCGAACTGACTAAAGTTCCAGAAACATACTCTTTCCATAGCATTCAGATCATGAGCGGTAACACAATAACCCCCATAGCGTCGGTAACTCTTGTAAAAGGTGAAGAATACCTAAACGAAGCAGCAACTGGAAATGGTCCCGTTGACGCTGTTTTCAAGTGTATCGAAAAAATCGTTAAAAAATCGGCTAAACTGAGGGATTACGACCTGAAAGCCGTTACCACCGGAACGGATGCTCTCGGAGAAGCTATGGTTCGAGTGGAAATTGAAGGAACTATTTATTCGGGACTTGGCACGAGCCCTGACGTTATAGAAGCCAGCGCTAGAGCTTACCTTAACGCATTCAATCGCTATTTTGCGGCAAAGAATGGAAACAACAGCGTGAAAGTGTAA